A genomic region of Chloracidobacterium sp. contains the following coding sequences:
- a CDS encoding type II toxin-antitoxin system RelE/ParE family toxin yields MARYKVIVKHSVHKDLRAIPKTYLKKILATIESLAENPRPIGCEKLSGHERYRIRQGIYRVIYEIVDDRLIVNVVKVGHRRDVYDR; encoded by the coding sequence ATGGCAAGATATAAGGTCATTGTAAAGCACTCGGTCCACAAGGATCTGCGTGCAATTCCAAAGACCTATCTAAAGAAAATTCTCGCAACAATCGAATCTCTGGCCGAGAACCCGCGTCCAATCGGATGCGAAAAACTGTCTGGACATGAGCGTTATCGAATTCGGCAGGGAATATACCGGGTCATTTACGAGATCGTCGATGACCGTTTGATCGTGAACGTTGTAAAAGTGGGACATCGGCGTGATGTTTACGATCGGTGA
- a CDS encoding DUF2071 domain-containing protein, which translates to MRKFLTAYWKDLIMANYVVEPSLLASHVPRGIELDLNDGKCFVSLVGFMFLDTRVLGVPIPFHINFEEVNLRYYVKREVDGEIRRGVCFIKEIVPRYAIATVARVMYGEPYECWQMSHVRSGTMVSYGWTREGVTNRLSVDMDENLGVPPEGSHGEFIIEHYWGYTQRGGARVDEYRVEHPKWELFSTKNEVIDVDFAATYGEQFGFLRDETPHSILLAKGSEVAVYKGRSIY; encoded by the coding sequence ATGAGAAAGTTTCTGACCGCGTATTGGAAAGACCTGATAATGGCCAACTACGTGGTCGAGCCGTCGCTGCTCGCCTCACACGTGCCTCGTGGAATAGAACTCGACCTGAACGACGGCAAGTGTTTCGTCAGCCTTGTCGGATTTATGTTTCTCGATACGCGGGTCCTCGGTGTGCCGATACCGTTTCACATCAATTTCGAGGAGGTCAACCTGCGATATTATGTCAAGCGCGAGGTTGATGGCGAGATCCGTCGCGGCGTGTGCTTTATCAAGGAGATCGTTCCGCGATACGCTATCGCAACGGTTGCCCGTGTGATGTATGGCGAGCCGTACGAGTGCTGGCAGATGTCACACGTCAGGAGCGGCACGATGGTGTCCTACGGCTGGACACGTGAAGGCGTCACTAATCGTCTGAGTGTCGACATGGATGAGAACCTCGGCGTCCCGCCAGAAGGGTCGCACGGCGAATTTATCATCGAGCACTATTGGGGCTACACACAGCGAGGCGGCGCACGGGTCGATGAATACCGCGTCGAACATCCGAAATGGGAGCTGTTCTCGACAAAGAACGAGGTGATCGATGTCGATTTTGCCGCAACGTACGGCGAGCAGTTTGGTTTTCTCCGTGACGAGACACCGCACTCGATCCTGCTGGCAAAGGGTTCTGAGGTTGCGGTGTATAAGGGCAGATCGATCTACTAA
- the tkt gene encoding transketolase: MTTSAKLDQLCINTIRTLSLDAIQKANSGHPGLPLGMAPAAYVLWTKFLRHNPKNPKWFGRDRFLLSAGHGSMLLYSLLHLSGYGLSMDEIKRFRQLHSKTPGHPENILTDGVEITTGPLGQGFANGVGMGIAAAHLAAKFNKRGFPVVDNYIYCICSDGDLMEGVSYEAASLAGHLGLGNLIYLYDDNLITIDGSTEMAFTEDRTKRFQAAGWHVSEVKDGNDLRAIEAAIRDAQKVKDRPSLIRVHTIIGYGMPKQGTSKAHSDAPGVDAVEETKRNLGWPEKKSFYVPKEVYTKLRESIKRGAKAERNWKAMVKRYEKKHTELGRAFHDILLGELPKDWEKALPSFDGVEAKATRAYSGDVINAIADTIPSMIGGSADLTPSNNTYIKSSADIQQGRYENRNVHFGIREHAMGSTMNGMALFGSVIPFGGTFQTFSDYMRPAIRLAALSHIRVIYVFTHDSIGLGEDGPTHQSVEHLAALRAIPNLALIRPCDAHEVREAWRAALKRTDAPTSLALSRQKVAVIDRKKYASAGGLHKGAYILADAETKAGKPATPKLILIATGSEVGLALEAREQLNAAGTPTRVVSMPCWEFFDAQPQKYRDEVLPPKITARLAIEAGVSQGWHKYVGDRGNTLCVDKFGASAPAEDVFRDYGFTVENVIKTAMRLV, encoded by the coding sequence ATGACAACCTCGGCAAAACTCGACCAGCTTTGCATTAACACCATCCGTACGCTTTCGCTCGATGCCATTCAGAAGGCGAATTCCGGGCATCCGGGCCTGCCGCTCGGCATGGCCCCGGCGGCTTATGTGCTGTGGACAAAATTCCTCAGGCACAACCCAAAGAACCCAAAATGGTTCGGCCGCGACCGCTTTTTGCTGTCGGCCGGTCATGGGTCGATGCTCCTATACAGCTTGCTGCATCTGAGCGGCTACGGGCTGTCTATGGACGAGATCAAGCGGTTTCGGCAGCTTCATTCAAAGACGCCGGGCCACCCCGAGAACATCCTGACAGACGGCGTTGAGATCACGACCGGGCCGCTCGGCCAAGGGTTTGCGAACGGTGTCGGCATGGGCATTGCGGCCGCTCATCTAGCGGCAAAATTCAACAAGCGCGGTTTTCCGGTCGTGGATAACTACATCTACTGCATCTGCTCGGACGGCGACTTGATGGAGGGCGTGTCGTATGAAGCGGCTTCGCTTGCCGGGCATCTCGGCCTCGGCAATCTGATCTACCTTTATGACGACAACCTGATCACGATCGACGGCTCGACCGAGATGGCGTTTACCGAAGACCGCACGAAGAGATTTCAAGCCGCAGGCTGGCATGTCAGCGAGGTAAAGGACGGCAATGACCTTAGGGCGATCGAGGCCGCTATTCGTGACGCGCAGAAGGTGAAAGATCGACCATCGCTGATTCGCGTCCACACGATTATCGGCTACGGAATGCCCAAGCAGGGCACATCGAAAGCTCATTCGGACGCTCCGGGCGTTGACGCCGTAGAAGAGACAAAACGCAATCTCGGCTGGCCTGAGAAGAAGAGCTTTTATGTGCCAAAAGAGGTCTACACAAAGCTCCGCGAGAGCATCAAGCGCGGCGCAAAGGCCGAGCGGAACTGGAAAGCGATGGTCAAGCGTTATGAAAAGAAGCACACCGAACTCGGCCGTGCGTTTCACGACATTCTCCTCGGCGAATTGCCCAAGGATTGGGAAAAGGCGCTGCCGTCATTCGACGGTGTCGAGGCAAAGGCGACGCGTGCGTATTCGGGCGATGTGATCAATGCGATCGCGGACACTATTCCTTCGATGATCGGCGGCTCGGCCGACCTGACGCCGTCAAACAACACTTACATCAAATCGTCCGCCGACATTCAGCAGGGCCGCTACGAGAACCGCAATGTCCATTTCGGCATCCGCGAACACGCGATGGGCTCGACGATGAACGGCATGGCTCTATTCGGCAGCGTGATCCCGTTTGGCGGCACGTTTCAGACCTTTTCGGATTATATGCGGCCTGCGATCAGGCTGGCGGCGCTCTCGCACATACGTGTGATCTACGTCTTTACGCACGACTCGATCGGCCTCGGCGAAGACGGCCCGACACATCAGTCCGTAGAACATCTCGCGGCCCTGCGAGCGATCCCGAATCTCGCTCTCATTCGCCCCTGCGACGCCCACGAGGTCCGCGAGGCTTGGCGTGCGGCACTGAAACGAACCGACGCCCCGACCTCGCTCGCCCTGTCGCGCCAAAAGGTCGCGGTGATCGACCGAAAAAAATACGCGTCAGCCGGCGGCCTGCACAAAGGCGCATACATCCTGGCCGACGCCGAAACAAAAGCCGGCAAGCCGGCTACGCCGAAGCTTATCCTGATCGCCACCGGTTCAGAGGTCGGCCTTGCGCTGGAAGCTCGGGAACAGCTAAACGCAGCCGGCACACCGACGCGCGTCGTTTCAATGCCGTGCTGGGAATTCTTTGACGCTCAGCCGCAAAAATACCGCGACGAAGTCCTTCCTCCAAAGATCACCGCCCGCCTCGCCATCGAAGCCGGCGTCTCACAGGGCTGGCACAAATACGTCGGCGACCGCGGCAACACGCTCTGCGTCGACAAATTCGGCGCCTCGGCCCCGGCGGAGGATGTGTTCAGGGATTACGGGTTTACGGTTGAGAATGTGATCAAAACAGCAATGCGGCTGGTGTGA
- the selB gene encoding selenocysteine-specific translation elongation factor: MDVIVGTAGHIDHGKTALVKALTGTDADRLPEEKRRGITVDLGFAELTVGNIRFGFVDVPGHERFVRNMLAGASGIDVVLLVIAADDGVMPQTREHFDICRLLGVSSGVIAITKSDLADADTIELARLDAAELVAGTFLDGAPIVVVSSRTGEGVDELKNALTAVTAKRTASSIVTRLPIDRSFSMKGFGTVVTGTLASGTISEGDEIDLLPVGRRVRVRGLQSYGSSVSTASAGQRVAVNLSGVERSEVTRGMMLAAAGILRPAQIIDAHLEVLADAKRPVRSRQRVRLHCGTAEALARVKVLDGSGEIAPGDDAFVQLTLETPIAAVPDERFIIRRYSPPSTIAGGVVVDNSPARHRMRDIEAVVAELRRLNAANGIAERLPLIIAASGKHGLTIGDLQARTGCERQSVIEAVERSVASGSAVDASGVLVSASDLAELRSAAAAAIDAFHRDQPLKRGIAREELRETVFRGVTDNVFQTVIDQLTVAGTIIAQGDLMRSASFRTELSAREQEASDNMLSAIAAARLEVPKINEVLADAANSTGTSRAGASHLLQLLIEDGVVVKVSDEFCFSRAVLDSLTEQLRRSAEATKDRGIDVARFKELAKVSRKYAIPLLEYFDREKVTVRRGDSRVIL, translated from the coding sequence ATGGATGTGATAGTCGGCACCGCCGGTCACATCGACCACGGCAAGACAGCACTCGTAAAGGCCCTGACGGGCACCGACGCAGATCGGCTGCCTGAGGAGAAACGTCGGGGAATTACGGTCGATCTCGGTTTTGCCGAACTCACCGTCGGTAACATCCGTTTTGGATTTGTCGATGTACCCGGACACGAACGCTTTGTCAGGAACATGCTTGCAGGCGCAAGCGGTATCGACGTTGTCCTGCTCGTCATCGCCGCAGATGACGGCGTGATGCCGCAAACGAGGGAGCACTTTGACATATGTCGGCTTCTGGGCGTCAGCTCCGGCGTCATTGCCATCACAAAGTCGGACCTCGCGGACGCTGACACCATCGAACTCGCAAGGCTCGACGCAGCCGAGCTCGTCGCCGGCACGTTTCTCGACGGGGCTCCTATCGTTGTCGTCAGTTCGCGAACCGGTGAAGGCGTCGACGAACTCAAAAACGCCCTGACGGCGGTAACCGCGAAACGTACAGCGTCATCCATTGTTACTCGCCTGCCCATCGACCGGAGCTTTTCGATGAAAGGGTTTGGCACGGTGGTCACGGGAACCCTTGCTTCCGGCACGATATCTGAGGGAGACGAGATAGACCTGCTGCCCGTCGGCCGGCGCGTTCGCGTGCGCGGTCTGCAATCCTATGGCTCGAGCGTATCAACTGCGTCGGCCGGACAGCGTGTCGCGGTCAATCTCTCGGGTGTTGAGCGGTCAGAAGTAACGCGTGGGATGATGCTCGCGGCCGCCGGCATTTTGCGACCCGCGCAGATCATCGACGCTCATCTCGAGGTGCTAGCAGACGCAAAGCGGCCGGTCCGCTCGCGACAGCGTGTCCGTCTGCATTGCGGCACGGCCGAGGCGCTGGCCCGGGTCAAGGTGCTCGACGGCTCGGGCGAGATCGCACCGGGCGACGACGCCTTTGTTCAGTTGACCCTGGAAACACCAATCGCCGCGGTGCCCGACGAACGATTTATCATCCGCAGATACTCGCCACCATCAACGATCGCCGGAGGAGTGGTCGTCGATAATTCGCCGGCGCGGCATCGAATGCGGGACATTGAGGCGGTCGTCGCAGAACTCAGACGGCTGAATGCTGCCAATGGGATCGCTGAGCGATTGCCGCTTATTATTGCCGCATCGGGCAAACATGGCCTGACGATCGGCGATCTTCAGGCCCGGACCGGCTGTGAGCGTCAGTCCGTGATAGAGGCCGTGGAACGAAGTGTCGCGTCCGGCTCAGCCGTGGACGCTTCCGGCGTGCTCGTCTCAGCGAGTGACCTTGCCGAGTTGCGGTCTGCCGCAGCCGCAGCCATCGATGCGTTTCATCGAGACCAACCGCTCAAACGCGGCATCGCGCGCGAGGAATTGCGCGAAACCGTCTTTCGCGGCGTCACAGACAATGTCTTTCAAACCGTCATTGACCAACTTACGGTCGCAGGAACGATCATCGCGCAGGGTGATCTGATGCGTTCGGCCTCGTTCCGCACCGAGCTGTCGGCGAGAGAACAGGAGGCGAGCGACAATATGCTCTCGGCGATCGCTGCAGCACGTCTCGAGGTGCCAAAGATCAATGAAGTGCTTGCCGATGCGGCAAACAGCACGGGAACATCTCGAGCCGGGGCGTCGCATCTCCTGCAGTTACTGATCGAGGACGGAGTGGTCGTTAAAGTAAGTGACGAGTTCTGTTTCAGCCGCGCCGTGCTGGACTCTCTCACGGAGCAGCTCAGACGATCTGCGGAGGCAACCAAAGACCGAGGAATCGACGTTGCCCGTTTCAAAGAGCTTGCGAAAGTTTCGAGAAAATATGCTATACCTCTACTCGAATATTTCGACCGTGAAAAGGTGACCGTCCGCCGTGGCGATAGTCGCGTGATCCTGTGA
- a CDS encoding DinB family protein translates to MKSINKLLLRQFITCYDADSWFVAVRNAVDGLTAAQAAWWPMAGQHSIWQTLEHLTFYNYAYFVRFRGEEYEYPTADNDETFTAGGTEEEWNQAVERFDAVMTNFRELIAAADDSRLAEQVSAENTRSWAELISDINAHNAYHAGQILLVRKLQGSWNPNKGVS, encoded by the coding sequence ATGAAAAGTATCAACAAGCTACTCCTCAGGCAGTTCATCACCTGCTACGACGCCGACAGTTGGTTTGTAGCGGTGCGGAATGCGGTTGATGGGCTGACCGCGGCGCAGGCGGCGTGGTGGCCGATGGCCGGGCAGCATTCGATCTGGCAGACGCTCGAGCATCTGACGTTTTACAACTACGCGTATTTCGTACGGTTTAGGGGCGAGGAGTACGAGTATCCGACGGCGGACAACGACGAGACGTTCACCGCGGGCGGCACTGAAGAAGAGTGGAACCAGGCCGTCGAGCGGTTCGATGCCGTGATGACAAATTTTCGCGAGCTGATCGCGGCGGCTGATGATAGCAGGCTGGCTGAGCAGGTCTCGGCCGAAAATACCCGCTCGTGGGCCGAGCTGATCTCAGACATCAACGCCCACAACGCCTATCACGCCGGCCAGATATTGCTCGTCAGAAAACTTCAAGGAAGCTGGAATCCGAACAAAGGCGTTTCCTAG
- a CDS encoding zinc ribbon domain-containing protein, producing the protein MRRCSNCGNENPDQMAFCLNCGRELPVEWNQLDKTTDSLQGGPATIGTPSVETRFYRQPAETAFDPPTQATRSKRPIVVAMAALLVGGIGIVAALGLAGWYFYKRTPPAVSLVSPAENTNTANSNASPKPSFTPPTEPTKTGTFTVAANMGWQLSEIDTVPREEFTTKVTGLIDLAGVKSRLTPKGTNDAAAKSRRLFPDLPAGALLMRTRYADGKFSNVQPVTAGSSGNWQNFEDERGRLEFCVNDNAPEQNGGNFIVTVKMTKLPKPKKQ; encoded by the coding sequence ATGAGGCGATGTTCCAACTGCGGCAATGAGAATCCGGACCAGATGGCTTTCTGCCTGAACTGTGGCCGTGAATTGCCGGTTGAATGGAACCAGCTCGACAAGACGACGGATTCGCTTCAGGGCGGCCCTGCTACGATCGGGACACCGAGCGTTGAGACGCGGTTCTATCGGCAGCCCGCTGAGACGGCGTTTGACCCACCGACCCAAGCAACGCGCAGCAAGCGCCCCATAGTCGTGGCCATGGCCGCACTGCTTGTCGGCGGGATCGGTATCGTTGCGGCCCTTGGGCTGGCGGGTTGGTATTTTTACAAGCGAACGCCGCCGGCGGTCAGCCTTGTCTCGCCCGCGGAGAACACAAACACGGCAAACAGTAACGCAAGCCCAAAGCCCTCGTTCACTCCGCCGACCGAACCGACAAAGACGGGCACGTTCACCGTCGCGGCTAACATGGGCTGGCAGTTGTCTGAGATCGATACTGTTCCGCGCGAGGAATTTACGACCAAGGTCACCGGCCTGATAGACCTTGCGGGCGTCAAGTCGCGACTCACGCCAAAGGGAACTAATGACGCGGCGGCCAAATCGCGACGGCTCTTTCCCGACCTGCCGGCCGGAGCATTGCTTATGCGGACGCGCTATGCTGACGGAAAATTCTCGAATGTCCAGCCCGTGACGGCCGGATCATCCGGCAACTGGCAGAATTTTGAGGACGAACGCGGCCGGCTGGAGTTTTGCGTCAACGACAACGCGCCGGAGCAGAACGGCGGCAATTTTATCGTGACCGTAAAGATGACGAAATTGCCAAAACCGAAAAAGCAGTGA
- a CDS encoding CopG family transcriptional regulator — MAVQSKRATIYFEPDLHRAVRLKSAHTNRTISDIVNDSLREALREDQEDLRAFDERASEPTMSYETLLKKLKADGKI, encoded by the coding sequence ATGGCAGTTCAATCAAAACGAGCAACAATCTATTTTGAACCAGACCTGCATCGGGCGGTCCGGCTCAAATCAGCTCATACTAATCGAACGATCTCAGATATTGTAAACGATTCTCTTCGCGAGGCCTTGCGTGAAGATCAAGAAGACCTGCGTGCATTTGACGAGCGAGCTTCGGAACCAACGATGTCGTACGAAACCCTCCTCAAAAAGTTAAAGGCCGATGGCAAGATATAA
- a CDS encoding DUF962 domain-containing protein: MMGGRTWESWIDEYSESHQHPINRLLHTFGIPMIALSVLLVIPSFFIDGLWRIALGLFVVGWVLQFIGHYFEGKPPEFMKDYRFLFVGLRWWMKKTFG; this comes from the coding sequence ATGATGGGCGGGCGCACGTGGGAGTCCTGGATCGACGAATACTCCGAAAGCCATCAGCATCCGATCAATCGGCTGCTGCATACATTCGGCATCCCGATGATCGCGCTGTCGGTCCTTTTAGTTATTCCATCGTTCTTTATCGACGGCCTGTGGCGGATCGCCTTGGGACTCTTTGTAGTCGGTTGGGTCCTTCAATTCATCGGGCACTACTTTGAGGGAAAACCGCCCGAGTTCATGAAAGACTATCGGTTTCTGTTCGTTGGCCTGCGATGGTGGATGAAAAAGACCTTTGGCTGA
- a CDS encoding dihydrofolate reductase translates to MAIIGIIAVSKDLAIGSDGRLPWHYSADLQFFKKTTTGNAVVMGSNTWSSIGKPLPGRLNIVLSRSGKIDTPGEVMRLNSVDEVVELAKYLNRDVFIIGGATTYAEFADVIEKWIVTEIPIEVPDADTFMPKSFLDNFEMTSLHELGDDLTVKIFQRRRK, encoded by the coding sequence ATGGCGATAATCGGCATCATTGCAGTATCAAAGGATCTCGCGATCGGCAGCGACGGTCGCCTGCCATGGCATTATTCGGCAGATCTTCAGTTCTTTAAGAAGACCACGACCGGCAACGCCGTCGTCATGGGCTCAAACACTTGGAGCTCGATCGGCAAGCCGCTGCCGGGGCGATTGAATATAGTCCTCAGCCGCTCGGGCAAGATCGACACGCCGGGCGAGGTTATGCGATTGAACAGCGTGGACGAGGTCGTCGAACTGGCAAAATATCTCAATCGCGACGTTTTTATCATCGGCGGGGCAACGACCTATGCGGAGTTTGCTGACGTGATAGAGAAATGGATCGTTACGGAAATACCGATCGAGGTGCCGGATGCCGATACTTTTATGCCGAAGAGCTTTCTCGACAATTTTGAGATGACGTCGCTGCACGAGCTTGGTGACGACCTGACCGTAAAGATATTTCAACGGCGGCGAAAGTAA
- a CDS encoding gluconokinase → MDQSLILGLDIGTSSVRAALYDDRGKLRPRSLVKLEHSFTTTPDGGSEFDADELVSRVISVIDSVLSKPRKGEIIAVAVSCFWHSLLGVDHRGKPIMPVYGWADTRSRDASALLKARFDGRVVHDRTGAHFHSSYWPAKLLWLRRTQPHVFAATDRWLSFADYLTERMSGYGLTSVSMASGTGIFDQARCAWDGDLLRYLKVNRSQLPRVAAERETITKLSPTLARHWPALKKAVWFPAVADGAADHIASCGIGKDRTSLMVGTSGAMRVAYQGKPPTHIPDGLWCYRIDCRRVIVGGALSDGGNLYELLKATLNLPRNAEELMQQRGAAAHGLTMMPFFFGERSTGYRGDARGAVIGLNSSHDAVDILQAAMESVAYRFAAIHDRLRSIGKIKHIVASGGALRRSSVWPQMIADVLGRDLLMNYAPEASMRGAVLLALESLGRIDNIDSFSAPAATSLACHPDCHTAYHKARKQHEEYYKRITTST, encoded by the coding sequence ATGGACCAATCCCTGATCCTCGGCCTCGACATCGGCACATCGAGTGTCAGGGCCGCGCTTTATGACGACCGGGGAAAGCTCCGGCCGCGTTCGCTCGTCAAGCTCGAGCATTCATTCACCACAACGCCCGACGGCGGCAGCGAATTTGACGCGGACGAGTTGGTTTCGCGAGTCATATCGGTGATCGATTCGGTCCTGTCCAAGCCCCGGAAAGGCGAGATCATCGCGGTCGCAGTCAGTTGTTTTTGGCATAGTCTCCTCGGCGTCGATCACAGAGGCAAACCTATCATGCCCGTCTATGGCTGGGCCGACACTCGCAGTCGCGACGCGTCAGCCTTGTTGAAAGCGCGGTTTGACGGGCGTGTTGTTCACGACCGAACGGGAGCACATTTTCACTCAAGTTACTGGCCCGCCAAATTGTTGTGGCTGCGTCGGACGCAGCCGCATGTTTTTGCCGCTACTGACCGATGGCTATCGTTCGCTGACTATCTGACAGAACGAATGAGCGGCTATGGCCTCACGAGCGTGTCAATGGCGTCGGGAACCGGTATTTTTGATCAAGCACGCTGTGCTTGGGACGGCGACCTGCTGCGATATCTAAAAGTAAACCGCTCGCAATTGCCACGGGTTGCTGCAGAACGTGAAACGATCACGAAACTGAGTCCCACGCTTGCTCGCCATTGGCCCGCGCTCAAGAAAGCTGTTTGGTTCCCGGCCGTCGCCGACGGGGCTGCCGATCACATCGCCTCGTGCGGCATTGGAAAAGACCGGACGAGTCTGATGGTCGGCACGTCGGGAGCGATGCGCGTTGCCTATCAGGGCAAACCGCCAACACACATTCCCGACGGCCTCTGGTGCTACCGCATCGACTGCCGGCGCGTGATCGTCGGCGGTGCATTATCGGACGGCGGGAATCTATACGAGTTGCTAAAGGCAACATTAAACCTTCCAAGGAACGCCGAGGAACTGATGCAGCAACGCGGTGCCGCCGCACACGGCCTGACGATGATGCCGTTCTTCTTCGGTGAACGCTCGACGGGCTATCGCGGGGATGCGCGCGGCGCTGTTATCGGCCTGAACTCATCGCACGACGCTGTTGACATCCTGCAAGCCGCGATGGAATCGGTCGCCTACCGATTTGCCGCGATCCATGACCGGCTAAGAAGTATCGGCAAGATCAAACACATTGTCGCATCAGGCGGCGCCCTCCGGCGGTCGTCCGTCTGGCCGCAAATGATCGCCGATGTTCTGGGCCGCGACCTGCTGATGAATTACGCGCCCGAGGCGTCAATGCGCGGTGCGGTTTTGCTTGCACTCGAAAGTCTTGGCAGAATAGACAATATCGACAGTTTTTCGGCGCCGGCAGCGACATCGCTGGCTTGTCATCCTGATTGCCACACGGCCTATCACAAGGCCCGCAAGCAGCACGAGGAATACTACAAACGGATTACCACATCGACATGA